From Thalassovita sp.:
GATCCTCGCCACCCCCGCGCTGCCCAACGGCTTCACGCTGCACATCTCAAACCTGCTGCATGACAACATGCTGATGCTCGACACAGGGATGTTGCAGGATTCCCTACTGAACCTGATCCTCAACGCCCGTGACGCCTGTGGCAAATCGGGTGAGATTTCGCTGACCGTGGCCCCGGTGCAAAACCTCTGGGCGGAATTCATCGTCGAAGACAACGGGCCGGGCTTTTCTGACGCCGCGCTCAGCCGTGCGATGGAACCGTTTTACACCACCAAAGGCGGTGAGGGGTCAGGGCTGGGCCTGTCGATGGTCTATGATATGGCGAAACTTGCTGGCGGCAGACTGCGCGTCGCCAATGGCGAAAAAGGCGCCCGGATAACCCTGCGCCTGCCATTGCGCCCGGCCCCGCCGCCCCTGGCACCAGGTCTGGTCCTGCTGGTCGAAGACAGCGCGGACATCCGCGAAGTTCTGCGCCCGATGCTGACGGCCATGGGCAACACCGTGGTCGAAGCCACCTCATATGACGAAGCACTGGCCTTGATCGAGGGCCTGCCTGAAATCAAACGCATCCTTTCTGACATCTCGCTCATCGGGGAAAAAACCGGTATCGATCTGCGCAACGCCCTGCCTGAAAGCGCACCGCCCATTCACCTGATGACATCGCGCCCCCCTGATGATGCGTTGCACAAAACCGCCGCCGCCAATGGCCCGGTACTGCGCAAACCCTTCACGCAGTCGCAATTGACTTCCTTCCTGCAACAGGACCCGAACAGCCCATGAATACCGCCGCGCCCCTTGTGACCATTCTGGATGACGAACCCGCAATCCGCTCGATGCTTTCGGACGCACTGGAGGAGGCCGGGTTTCGCACCCTAAGCTTTGGCCGCGCCACCGAATTTGAGGCCGCGTTGCAATCCGCCACGCCGGATGTCTGTCTGGTGGACCTGTCGCTGCCGGACAAAGACGGGCTGACGCTGGTGCACCGTCTGGCACTGGAACAGGGCGCAACCGTCATCATCATTTCCGGCCGCGCTCAGGTGCAGGACCGGGTCACCGGGCTGGAACTGGGGGCGGATGACTACATCATCAAACCCTTTGACCCAGCTGAGGTGGTCGCGCGGATCCGCGCCCGGTTACGCCGGGGGCAGGCACAGCCACAATCCGGCAACACGGCGCGGTTTTCCGGCTGGGTGGCGCATTTTGACAGCTATGTTCTTGAGGATGAGAACGGCGATAAAACACCGTTTTCCCATGCCGAAGGTGAGGTGCTGCGCCTGTTCCTTGAACGGCCGAAACGGCTGATTTCCCGCGCTGTCATGCAGGAAAGCCTTGGTGGGGCGGCTGGCGAAAGCTTTGACCGGGCGATGGATGTGCGGATTTCACGGCTGCGCACCAAACTGCGTGAGGATCCGAAAAACCCCCATCTAATCAAGACGATCTATGGCGCGGGCTATATCTTTCTGGGGGACGTGCACTGGGGCTGATCCCTTTGCAACTCGGCAGTTCACAGCGGACGATTCGCTAGCCCTTGCGTGCGCCGAATCGCCATCCTAGAATCACCGCATGACTTGCTGCCTGCTGTATCGCTCTTCCGAGCAGAACTTCCGCCCCCGGTTTTACCGCGTGGAAATCGCCATGAACCTTTTCGAAGAGGTTTCAGTTCTGCGCGAATGGGGCATCTCGGGCGGCAAAGGCACCTCAAAGATCGATATCTTCGGAAATCTACGCCACGCCTCTGAAGCGGCGGACAAGGCGCGCCGCTCGGCCATGCGCCGGGGATATCGCCGCAGCGACGCAGCATAAGTCCCCAACGTCAAAGCCAGCCCTCGCGCAATCCGCGCAGCCCGCGACGGTTTTTCTTGCAAACCCCATTGCGTCCTCCGCATCCATTGCCTACCCAGATGGCAATCGGATAAAGGGATCCAATGTCCAACATTACACTTGTCCGCCACGGCCAGGCCAACACCGCCGCCCGTGACGAAGCCAACTATGACGCGCTCAGCGATCTTGGCCACCAGCAAGCCAGCTGGCTAGGCGATCACATGCGTTCCAGTGGCGAACACTATGAACGTATCTATTGCGGCACCCTGATCCGCCATCGCCAAACCGCGGACGCCATGGCGCTATGCGACGGGGCTGAGGTCATCGTGGATGACCGGCTGAATGAGATGGAGTTCTTCACACTCGCCAATCTGTTGCTGGACCAACAGGAGATTGCGATTCCGCGTGAGCGCGAAGACTTTGTCAGCTACCTGCCGATGCTGATGGGCAAATGGCAGGCGGGTGAAATCCTGAACCCACCAGAAAGCTATCAGGACTTTGAGTATCGCACCGCCTCGGTCATCGCCGAAATCGCCCAGGGCCGGGGATCGGCACTGGCCGTGACCTCAGGCGGGTTGATCGCAATGGCCCTGCGCGGCGTGCTGAAATTGGACACGCACGGGTTTTCCCGGTTGGCGCTGGCGATCATGAACAGCTCCGTCCACCGTCTGCATCACGTCGGCGGTGACTTTATGATGACCCAATTCAACGCCGTGCCGCATTTGGATCGATCCGACCGGCAGCACGCGCAAACACATCTGTAACATCCCACGCCCCGACGCCGCCCAACCCGGCAAGCAGGGGCCAAGAAAAGGCAACCAGAATGACACATCTTTGGGTTCGCGCCGAACAGCGCCAGAACGAAGACCGCGTTGGCCTGACCCCCGAAGGCGTCAAGGCCCTGATCGCAGCGGGCATCCGCGTCACCGTCGAAGAAAGCAGCACCCGCGCGCTGCCAATCGATGGCTACCGCGAGGCCGGAGCGGACATTGCGCCGGAAAACACCTGGCCCGAGGCCCCGCTGGACGCGATCATCTTTGGCCTGAAAGAACTGCCCGAAGATGGCACGCCCCTGCCCCATAAGCACATCATGTTCGGCCATGCATATAAGGGCCAGCATTCGGGCAAGGCGCTGCTGGAACGGTTCAAAGAAGGCGGCGGCACGCTTTACGATCTGGAATACCTCGTCGATGAATCCGGCCGCCGTGTTGCGGCCTTTGGCTACTGGGCGGGCTATGCCGGGGCGGCCGTGACGCTGAAGACCTGGGCCGCACAGCAACGGGGTGAGGTCTGCCCAGCCGTTGGCGTCTACAAAGACAAAGATGCGCTGAACGCCGAACTGCTGGCCGAGGTCGAAGCCACCGGCAAACCGCTGCCCAAGGCCATCGTGATCGGCGCCCTGGGCCGGGTTGGCACCGGCGCGGCGGATCTGTGCGAAGCCATGGGTGTTGCGGTCACCAAATGGGATATGGCCGAAACCGCCAGCGGCGGCCCCTTCCCGGAAATTCTGGAACACGACCTGTTCCTGAACTGCATCTTTGCCCGCCCCGGCACGCCGGTCTTTGTCCCGCGTGAGGCGCTGGCGCAGGATCGCAACCTGACCGCCATTGGCGATGTCGCCTGTGACCCAGACAGCGATTATAACCCGATCCCCGTCTATGATCGTGCCACCACCTGGGCCGAACCGGCCCTGCGCGTCGCCGACGCCCCGGTGATGGACGTCATGGCGATTGATAACTTGCCCTCGATGCTACCTGCCGAAAGCTCCGAGGATTATGCAGCACAACTCTTGCCCTCCCTCTTGACGCTGACCGATCTGGACAGCGGCGTATGGGGCCGGGCCGAAGCAACCTTTGCCGAACATGTGGCCAAGGTCTGAGATTTAGGAGGAACCCCTTATGACTATTCACTGGTGTGGCACCGGCCTCTCCGCCATTCCCGGCCTGCGTCGCCTGCTGGAAAACGGCCATGACGTCACTGTTTGGAACCGGACCGTTGCCAAAGCTGAAGAGGCTGTTGGCGATCTGACCAAAAACATCCGCCCCTTCTCGATGGAGGCTGTGGCCGAAGCGGTCAGCGCGGGCGACGTTGTCGTCTCAATGCTGCCGGCCGACCAACACGTGCCGCTGGCCGAGATCTGCCTTGGCAAAGACGCGCATTTCGTCTCCTCCTCCTATATCGCGCCGGAAATGGCGGCCCTGGATGCGGCGGCCAAGGACAAAGGCCTGTGCTTTGTGAATGAGGTTGGGTTGGACCCGGGTATCGACCACCTGATGGCCCATTGGCTGATGGCCGATTACAAAGCCTCCGATGCCTTTGACGCGGATAATGAGCTGTCGTTCATTTCCTACTGCGGTGGCGTGCCGAAACACGAAAACCCCTTCCGCTACAAATTCAGCTGGTCGCCGCTGGGCGTGTTGAAGGCGCTGCGCTCGCCCTCAAAATCCATCCTGGATGGCAAAGAGTTCAACGCCGCACGGCCCTGGGACGCGCTGTCCAGCTACACTGCGCCGCTGCCCACCCCGGAAGCGTTTGAAGTCTATCCGAACCGCGACTCCCTGCCCTTCATGGCGGAATACGGCTTTGAAAAAGACTGGAACGTCAAACAGTTCGTGCGCGGCACCCTTCGACTGAACGGCTGGGCCGAGGCCTGGGGCGATGTCTTCAAAGAGATCGAAACGCTGGAAGGCGCGGCGGGCGATGCCCGGCTGAAGGAAATGTCCGATCAGTTCTGGACCGAAAATTCCTATGAT
This genomic window contains:
- a CDS encoding histidine phosphatase family protein: MSNITLVRHGQANTAARDEANYDALSDLGHQQASWLGDHMRSSGEHYERIYCGTLIRHRQTADAMALCDGAEVIVDDRLNEMEFFTLANLLLDQQEIAIPREREDFVSYLPMLMGKWQAGEILNPPESYQDFEYRTASVIAEIAQGRGSALAVTSGGLIAMALRGVLKLDTHGFSRLALAIMNSSVHRLHHVGGDFMMTQFNAVPHLDRSDRQHAQTHL
- a CDS encoding saccharopine dehydrogenase → MTHLWVRAEQRQNEDRVGLTPEGVKALIAAGIRVTVEESSTRALPIDGYREAGADIAPENTWPEAPLDAIIFGLKELPEDGTPLPHKHIMFGHAYKGQHSGKALLERFKEGGGTLYDLEYLVDESGRRVAAFGYWAGYAGAAVTLKTWAAQQRGEVCPAVGVYKDKDALNAELLAEVEATGKPLPKAIVIGALGRVGTGAADLCEAMGVAVTKWDMAETASGGPFPEILEHDLFLNCIFARPGTPVFVPREALAQDRNLTAIGDVACDPDSDYNPIPVYDRATTWAEPALRVADAPVMDVMAIDNLPSMLPAESSEDYAAQLLPSLLTLTDLDSGVWGRAEATFAEHVAKV
- a CDS encoding response regulator transcription factor encodes the protein MNTAAPLVTILDDEPAIRSMLSDALEEAGFRTLSFGRATEFEAALQSATPDVCLVDLSLPDKDGLTLVHRLALEQGATVIIISGRAQVQDRVTGLELGADDYIIKPFDPAEVVARIRARLRRGQAQPQSGNTARFSGWVAHFDSYVLEDENGDKTPFSHAEGEVLRLFLERPKRLISRAVMQESLGGAAGESFDRAMDVRISRLRTKLREDPKNPHLIKTIYGAGYIFLGDVHWG
- a CDS encoding saccharopine dehydrogenase C-terminal domain-containing protein; the protein is MTIHWCGTGLSAIPGLRRLLENGHDVTVWNRTVAKAEEAVGDLTKNIRPFSMEAVAEAVSAGDVVVSMLPADQHVPLAEICLGKDAHFVSSSYIAPEMAALDAAAKDKGLCFVNEVGLDPGIDHLMAHWLMADYKASDAFDADNELSFISYCGGVPKHENPFRYKFSWSPLGVLKALRSPSKSILDGKEFNAARPWDALSSYTAPLPTPEAFEVYPNRDSLPFMAEYGFEKDWNVKQFVRGTLRLNGWAEAWGDVFKEIETLEGAAGDARLKEMSDQFWTENSYDDGEPDRVIMCVGFKAEKDGQPVWHKTYTMDAWGDERGTAMARLVSIPVSLAIEAVLDERIPTGVSAAPSQADLVSDWLDVVDDLAQHLGVVTH
- a CDS encoding WGR domain-containing protein; protein product: MTCCLLYRSSEQNFRPRFYRVEIAMNLFEEVSVLREWGISGGKGTSKIDIFGNLRHASEAADKARRSAMRRGYRRSDAA